CTCACCCGATTCGACCTGCGCCAGGTCGACAGCGGTTCGGGCGACCAGTGGATCGCCGCCGGCGCACTGGCGATCTCCGCCCTGGCCGGCTCCAAGCTCACCTCCTGGCCGCACTGGACCGGCGCGCCCCACGCCACGCTGCGCGTCGTCACGCTGGTCCTGCTCGCCCTGAACCTGGCCTGGTACGTCGTGCTGCTGGTCGCGGAGATCCGGCACCCGAGGCTGCACTACAACATCCGCCGCTGGGCCACGGTCTTCCCGCTCGGCATGACCGCCGTCGCCACCCTGTCAACCTCCACGGCCGCGGGCGTCTCCTGGCTGCACCCGCTCGGCCAGGTCCTGCTCTGGATCGCCTGCGCCGCGTGGCTCGTGACCGCGGCCCTGCTCGCCGCCACCATGACCGGCCGCGTCAAGGACTGAGGCCCCGTCGCGGACTCAGCAGGCTCAGCCGTCCAGCCTGGCGAGCAGCAGCGCGACGTCGTCCGTCCGGTTGGCCGGAGGCAGCGTGTCCGCCAGCAGCCGGTCCGCCAGCGACTCGAGCGACTCCGGCGAACGGGGGCCCACCTGCCTCAGCACGGCCTGCAGGCGGTCGATGCCCTCGTCGATGGCGATGCCCGGGCGTTCGACGAGGCCGTCCGTGTAGAGCGCCAGCACGGACCCGGGCGCCAGGCTCAGCTCCTGCACCGGGTACCGGAACGACGGGTCGACGCCGAGCAGCACGCCACCGCCCAGATCGAGCACCTCGGTGCGGCCGTCGGGGTGACGCAGCACCGGCGGCAGGTGTCCGGCCCGTACGCCGCGCGCCCGCCCTGACGCCGGGTCGAGTTCCACCAGGCAGCAGCTGGCGAGCAGGCGCGAGTCCAGGTCGGGCAGGAGCCGGTTGAGGTGTTCGAGCACCTCGCCCGGCGGGAAGCCGCTGGCCACGAAGGCCCGGACCGCGCTGCGCAGCTGCCCCATCAGCCCGGCCGCCGCGACGCTGTGCCCCTCGACGTCGCCGACCACCAGGCACAGCCCACGGGTCGTCACGATCACGTCGTACCAGTCGCCGCCGATCTCCATGCCGAGCGTCCCGGGCAGATAGCGGGCCGTGACGCCGACGCCCTCCAGCCGGGGCAGCGCGTGCGGGAGCAGCGCCTGCTGCAGCCCCCGGGCGAGCGCGAACTCCGCGTCGTAGAGCCGGGCGCGTTCGAGCGCCTGCGCGATCAGACCGCCGAGTGCGGTCAGGACCGCGCGCTCGTCCGGGGAGAAGCGGTGCGGTTCGTCGAAGCCGAGGATGCAGCTGCCCACCGGACGCCCGGAGGCGATCAGCGGCAGGAACGCCCAGGCGCACATCTGGTCGAGCGCGATGTCGGGATAGGCGCTGGACAGTTCGTCGACCGAGGCGAAGAAGATCGGGGCGCGGGTGGCCAGCGCCTCCGCCCCCGGCACCCGGGCACGGACGGGGGTGCCCTCGAAGGCGTCCAGAAAGCCCTCGGGGTAGCCGACCTGCAGGATCAGCCGCAGTCTGTGGTCCTCGGCCAGGTAGATCGCCACCTCCTGGCCGCCGAACGCGGGGAGGATCTGCTCGGCGACGACCCCGCACACCTCGCGCACCGAGACGGCCTCCGCCAGGGTGCTCGCCAGTTGCAGCAGGTGGTAGATGACCCCGGCGCCGGGCCCGGGCGCGACCGTCTCCGTGGCGCCGCCGTCCTGCCCGTCGTGCGCGTCGGTCGCGTCCCGACCTGGTTCCCCGTCCCGTGGCCCCTCCTTGGGCCCCTTCCGTTCCGGGTGGTCGCCGGCGACCACGGTTCCCGTCATGCCGTGGGCGTCGGGGTAGAGCCTGAACGCCAGCCAGCGGTCGGGCGGCCGACGGGCCAGGAAGGCGGTCGGCTGTCGGGAGATCACCGCCGCCCGGTGCCGGTCCTCGTAGGAGGGGTCGGCCAGCCAGGGAAACGCCTCCCAGAGCCGTCGGCCGATCAGTTCCTCGCGGCGGATCCCCAGCAGCAGCTCGCTGCCGAGGTTCGCGTAGTCGACCCGGCCTTCGGGGTCGAGCGAGAAGACGCCGCGGCGCATCCGCTCCACCGCCTGCGCCGCGGCCGGCACGGTTCCGATGTCGAGCACCGCGCCGGCCAGGTGCCGTCCGGAGCGGCCGTCCCCGCCCTCGCGCACCTGTCCCCAGACCTGGACCGGGCGGGACCGCTGGGTCTCACCGGTGACCTGCAGCCGCAGGGGCCGGAAACGGCCGGTTCGGGCCGCCCGGCGCAGCGCCGTCCGCAGCCTGGACAGGTCGCCGGGCTCGATCGCGGCGGCCACCGCCAGGGTGAGGGCGTCCACCCCGAAGGCGTCGGCCGCGCCGCCTCCTGCGGTCTCGGCTCCGGTGCCTGGTCGGGTGCCTGGTCCGGAGCCCGGTCCGCTGTCCGGTCCGGTGCCTGGTCCAGTGCCGGCTCCGGTTCCGGTGCCAGCTCCGGTGCCGTTGCCGGTTCCGGCGTCGGGCGCGAGCCCGAGGATGGCCCGCACCTCGTCGTCGACCGTGAGGACGCGCGTCTCCAGGTCCAGGTCGAACAGCCCGAGCCGGATGCCGGGGTCGGGCGGCCAGGGCAGCTCGGCGACCGTGCGCCGGCCTTCCACCTGCCCGCCCTCCGCGGCCAGCAGGTCCAGTTCGGCGCCGAACCTGCGCGCGGTCCGGCGCAGATGCCTGAGCGCCGCGGCGGGCACGCCGTCCGGAGTGGCGGGCCACAGCGCGCACAGCACGCCGTAGGTCTCCTCCCGGCCGCTCACCGGCACGTACGCCGAGGCGAAGGCGTAGGGCAGGCCCACCAGCAGCTGCGGGAAGCGCCGCATGGTGTCCTCCGCTCCGGACAGGTGCACGGTCCGTCCGGACCGGTAGGCCACCGGCGCGGGCAGCACCCCCAGCACCGACAGGCGCCGGAACGGCCCGAGGACGGCCAAGGGAAGCCCGGCGATCGTGCTCAGCATGAGCGAACGCCGGTCGCGGGACCGCAGGTAGACCAGCGCGCCGTACGCGCCGCTCCCGGTGATCGCGCGCTCCACCGCGTCCGCCTGCAGATCGTCGCAGCTGCGCTCCGCACCGGGCACGTCCTTGTCCTTCCCGGCCGAGCGGTGCAGCCTCTCCGGCCCACCTAGGTGCATCTCTTCTCTGTACGCCCGCCCCTCCCACCTGTCAAGGCGAAACCGCAGGTCGCAGGCTCCGTTCAGCCTGGTGCGGAGGGGCGTCCCCTCGTCACGGCGGGCGACGGCCGGAAGCGGGTTCAAGCGGGTTCAGGTGTTCGGACGCCCGGAGGCCAGCGCTGACGAAGATCCGTTATCGTCCGCTCAGCGGCCCAACCGACCGGCGGCCCCTGCGGAGGAGAAGCCCATGACGGACAGCAGGCGCGGCACGGCGGGCCTGGCGCTGATGATCGGCGCGCTGGGCGTGGTCTTCGGCGACATCGGCACCAGTCCGATCTACACCCTGCAGACGGTGTTCAACCCGGACGACCCGCACCCCGTGCCGGTCTCCGACGCGAACGTCTACGGCGTCGTCTCGCTGGTCTTCTGGTCGGTGGTGGTCATCGTCCTGGTCACGTACGTGCTGCTGGCCATGCGCGCCGACAACGACGGCGAGGGCGGCATCATGGCGCTGATCACCCTGCTGCGCCGGTCCACCTCCGCCCGGGGCCGGAAGACCGCCGCCGTGCTGGCCGCGCTGGGGATCTTCGGCGCGGCGCTCTTCCTCGGCGACAGCATGATCACGCCGGCGATCTCGGTGCTGTCCGCGATGGAGGGGCTCAAGGTCGTGGAGCCCTCGCTGGACAGCGCGGTGGTGCCGGGCACCGCCGCCATCATCGTGGTGCTGTTCCTGGTGCAGCGGCGCGGCTCGGGGACGGTGGGCAGCCTGTTCGGGCCGGTGATGATCGCCTGGTTCGTGGTGATCGGCGCCTGCGGCGTCACCGGCATCGTCGACCACCCGCGGATCCTGCGCGCGCTCTCGCCCAGCTACGCGCTGAGCTTCCTCTTCGGGCACTTCGGCACCGCCTTCTTCGCCCTGGCGGCGGTGGTGCTGGCGGTCACCGGCGCCGAGGCGCTCTACGCCGACATGGGCCACTTCGGCCGCCCGGCGATCACCCGCGCCTGGCTGTTCCTGGTCTTCCCGGCGTGCGTGCTCAGCTACCTGGGCCAGGGCGCGCTGATCCTGGCCGACCACACGAACATCAGCAGCCCGTTCTTCCTGCTCGCGCCCGGCTGGGGACGGCTGCCGCTGGTCATCCTGGCGACCGCCGCCACCGTGATCGCCTCGCAGGCGGTGATCACCGGCGCGTACTCGGTCGCCGCGCAGGCGGCCCAGCTCGGCTACCTGCCGAGGCTCCGCATCGCGCACACCTCGGAGTCGGAACGCGGCCAGATCTACGTCCCGTGGATCAACTGGCTGCTGCTGGTCTCGGTGCTGACCCTGGTCTTCGCCTTCCGCAGTTCGGCCGCGCTCGCCTTCGCCTTCGGCATGGCCGTCACCGGCACCATCACCATCACCACGCTGCTCTTCTTCTACATCGCCCGATCCCGCTGGAACACCCCGCTGTGGCTGGTCGTCACCGGAGCGACGGTGCTGCTCACCGTGGACCTGCTGTTCGTGGCGGCGAACGTGACCAAGCTGGTCCACGGCGCGTGGCTGCCGCTGCTGATCGGCTTCACCGCGTTCACCGTGATGACGACCTGGCAGCGCGGACGGCAGCTGGTCACCGCCGAGCGGGAGCGGCAGGAGGGCCCGCTGCGGGGCTTCGTCGACCGGCTCCACTTCCGTGAGGTCCCCGCGGCGCGGGTGCCCGGCACCGCCGTCTTCCTCAACCGCGGCAACACCACGACCCCACTGGCGATGCGGGCCAACGTCGAACACAACCACGTGCGGCACGAGCAGGTCGTGATCCTCTCCCTGGAGACCGACACGGTGCCGCGCGTCCCGGCCGAGGAGCGGATCACCGTCGACAACCTCGGCTACAGCCAGGACGGGATCATCCACGTCTCCGCGCGCTTCGGCTACATGGAGACCCCCGACGTGCCGGCCGCGCTGGCGCTGCTGGATCCGGCGGCCACCGAGGGGCCGCTGGACCTGGAGAACGCCTCCTACTTCCTGTCCACGATCGAGCTGCGCCGCGGCCAGGCACCCACCATGGCGGCCTGGCGCAAGCGGCTGTTCATCGCCACCTCCCACATCACCGCCGACGCCGCGGAGTACTTCGGCCTGCCGCGCGACCGCACGGTCATCATGGGCTCCCACATCGAGGTGTAGGCGGGAGCCAGGCGTCCGCCCGAGCGGGCGAGGCGTCCGGCGGGCAGGGCGTCGGGCGGGCAGGGCGTCGGGCGGGCGGGTCGAGCGTCGGCCGGACGGGCGGAGCGTCGGGCAGCCACGGCCGTCCGGGGGTTTGTCCGAGATCCCTCCGGGGTCCGTCCGGCGTCAGGACGGCGTCAAGGTCCGCGCCGGGCGCGTACGGGACGCGTCAGGAGAGCTCCGTCCGTCCCCGCACCGACGTGCAATGGAGGCGGGCCCGGGGACGGACCGCGGGCCGGACGTGCGGAAGAAGCGTGGGCCATGACCGAGACCTCCCGAGTGATCGTCGGAGTGCGCGACCGGGTCGGCGACGCGGCGCTGCTGCACCGCGCGGCCGCGGAGGCGCGCCGGCGGAACGCGCTGTTGGTGCCCGTCCTGGCGTGGACGCCGACCGGCGGCGAGGCGCTCTACCGCAGCCATCCCTGCCCCGAGTTGGAGGACGCCTGGGAGCGCGAGGCCTGCGCCGAGCTCGACGAGCTGGTCACCGACACGTTCGGCCCGGAGGAGCCGGTCCGGGTCCACCCGGTCGTGGTCCGGGCCGCGAGCCTGCGCGACGCCGTCGCCGCGGTGGCGGTGCGCGACGGCGACACGGTCTACGCCGAGCCGTCCCACCTCTCCCTGCTGGAGCGCCTCGGCCTGCACCACCACGGCGCGGCCGCGCACGGACACCGCGTCGCCGTCGTCGGCTAGCCGCGCCCGGTCGACCTCCTCGGACCGGGGGCTCAGCCCGGATACCCGCTGCGGGTCAGCGCAGTCGCGGTACGGGCGGCCTGGTCGAAGGGCGCGATCGAGCCCGCCGCCCGGCAGAGCACGTGCGCGCCTTCGAGCAGGGCGAGCAGGGTGGTGGCCAGGTCCGTCGCCGCGGGCGTGGCGAGTCCCGCGGTGTGCAGCCGGTCGGCCAGGGCCTCGGTCCAGGAGCCGAAGGCGGTCGCGGCCACCTCACGCAGCACGACGTTCTCCGCCGACTCGCCGGAGGCGACGGTGAGCGCCGCGACCGCGCACCCGGCCCCGGCGGCGGAGGCCTCGACGACCGGGCGGACCAGCGCGAGAAAAGCCTCGACCAGGGTGGTCGGATCGTCCGCCGGAAGCGCGGCGAACCGGTCGCGGACGTCGCATCCGTTCCTGGCTGCGGCCTCGGCGACCAGCTGTCCCTTGCCGCCGGGGAAGTGATGGTAGATCGCACCGCGTGCGGCGCCGCTGTCGCGCAGCACCTCGGTGAAGGACATGCCCGCCACCCCGCGCCGCTGCAGCGCCTCGACGGTGGCGTCGATCATGCGCTCCCGGGTGTCACCCGCCATGCCCGTCCGCTCCTCGCCGTCGTTCCCGCTCCGCCACGCCTTGACTAGTACGGCCATCCTAGCCGATGGTGGAAGCATCACTAGTACGGACGTACTACCTAGTCGTCCGTCCGGAGCGAAGGGGATCCCCATGCCCATCACCGTCACCGCACCGCGCGGCGTGCTCACCCCCGAGGGCGAGCGAACCGTCCTGCCCCGCCTCACCACCGCCCTCACCGAGGCCAGCGGCCTCGCCGGGAACCCCGCCTTCCTCGCCGTCGTCGGCGGCACGGTCCACGTGCTCCCGCCCGAGTCGGTCTACGCGGGCGGCGCCAACCGTCCGGTCGTGATGGTCGAGCTGAAGCTGCCCGACGTCGGGCTGCCGACCCTGGAGTCCCGCGCCGCGTTCATCAAGGCGGCGACCGGGATCGTCGCCGAACTCACCACGCCGGGACACCGCCCGGAGGACACCTGGGTCAACATCCTCAACGCACCTGACGGCGCGTGGGGCATCGGCGGCGAGGCCCTCACCGGGGAGCGGCTGGTCGCCCTGCTCACCGCGAGCGGCAGCTGAACCGAGCGCCTCCCGCGCGGACGGCGGACGCCCCGTTCCGGGCCTCCGCCGTCCGCGCCCCGCCCCATCGACCTGCTGCCCCCGAGGCGGCCGCGGACTAGCGTGGTCCACGCGACACCGGACCGCCGCCGCGCAAGCCTGGAGCGACCATGACGGACAGCGCCGACCCGCAGGACCCCCACGACCTGCGCGCGTTCGCCGACCGCCTCCGCCAGGCGATGGAATCGGCCGACCTCGGCCTCTTCGGCGCGATGCTCCACCCGGACGTCCGCTGGGGCGGCGAGCAGGAGACCCCGGAGACCTGCCACTCCCGCTCCGACGTGCTCGCCTGGCACGGCCGCCTCCACGCCGCCGGAGTCCGGGCACACGTGCACGAGGTGATCCTCCGCCCGCACGCGGTCGTGCTGGAACTGGCCCTCACCGGTCCCTCCGCCGGCCCGCGCGGTCCACGCCCCGACCGCGTCTTCCAGGTGTTCCGCCTCACCGACGACCGGATCGCCGACATCCGCGGCTTCCCCACCCGCGACGAGGCCCTGTCCCTGGCCGACCGGCCATGGCAGCCCGCGCAGCACCGATAGCCTCCCGCCGCAACCATCTCCCCTCGACCCGGCCGCCGCCAGTCGATGCCCGAGGTGGCCACGGCGCGCGGCGCGCCCAAGCCGCCACTGGCGTTGCCCGGAGATGACCGCTCCCCGCGCTCGTGCGCGGTTTCGCCGCCCTGCTGAACCCAGCGCCTGAGAATGCCATCCACCTCACCGACTGGATCCGCCGGACACGGGAGGCCGACCTCCCCTTTGCGCACTCCTACGCCACAGGTCTGGAACGCGACCAGGCCGCGGTCACCGCAGCACTCACCCTGCCTTGGCACAACGGGCGCACCGAAGGCGTCAACCACAAGATCAAACTGATCAAACGCCAAACATACGCCCGAGCAGGCTTCCCGCTTCTCCGCCACCGCATCCTGCTCAGCTGACGCTCACGCTCCAAGCATCAACGCCTAGGAAAGTCTTTAAAGGGCCAAGGATCAGACACTCCCGGCCGGACGGACCTCTTCAACCGCCTCAGCTGAGGCAGTCATGTCGCCGATCAGGTGCTAGACGTGCAGCGCGTAGTTTTCGGATGCTCATGCGGGTACGTCCTCGATGTAGTGGTTGTCCATCAGCCGCTGGACGATCATGAGCCCGTGGGTGCCGAGGACGCTGTACCCGAAGGGCGGGTGAGAACCGGGCTGGGTTGTTCGGTCTGGAGGGCCTGCCACTGGGCTGGGGTAAGCCGGGGTGGGACCGTGCGAGGGCTGGTCAGGTACTCGAAGACGTAGGCACATGCCTCATCCTCGGCGGTGAAGCGGAGATGGTATTCGGGCTGTGCGCCCGGTCGGCGACTGCCGGTCACCCAGCATTCGTCGTATCCGTCCCAGGCGAGGAGAAAGTGGTCCGCGGGCCAGGGCTCAGTCTCCTGGGATTCCCAGGTCTCGTCGCTGTCGGGATCGAAATCGGGCACGATGACCGGGTCGGCTGGCCCGGGGTCGATCCAGTACGGCTCGAAGGTGCCGGCCACTTCCGCGGCGCGGCGCAGTTCATCGCGCGTCATCAAAGGGGCCCCCGACGCGCGTCGCTCTTCCCACTCGCGGTGCCAGCGAGCCCGCTCGGTGGCACGCTCCGGGTGCTGACGGGCGAGCTCGGTCTCCGCTTGGGCGCGCAGTTCTTCGGCGGTCTCCACCCAGCGTGCCTTCTCCTGGGTGAAGGCACTCCCGTCCGGGCGGGTCAGCTCTGCGCAGAAGTACGCGCACGCCTGCGCCTCATCGGCGAACTCGCGCAGCACGGTGGGCCAGCCGGGAACCACGTCCTGGCCGCCCTTGACGTACCAGGTACCGGTGCGTGCACTCCCGGTGAGCAGCACCGCCTCCTGCGACGCGCGGGAGCCGGCCCCCGCCGCTGGGTCGGGTCGTCCCGCGATCCGGTACCGGTGCGGATCGACGCCCGCCTTGGCGAGGGTGGCGGCCAACTGTCCTGCATCCATCCTTCGTTCCCTTGCCCTCGCTTCGGTCTGCGGCCCGTTCAATGGGCCAACCCGTCGTATTCGATCGTCCATCCCTCGCCCAGCTCCTGTCTGAGCGACGCGGCGAGCCGCGCGCCCCACTTCGTGAGCTCCTGCTTGGAGCGGACTGGTGCTGCCGGTTCCGCGGCCGGGTTGAGCGACGCCTGGACCATGTCAGCAACTGAGCGGGACCAGTCGTAGAGGTCATCGATCAGTGCCTCGCTGAGCCCGAGTCCGATCACCGGGTCGTCCGGCGCGAAGTCGCTGCGCGCGTCGAATCGCAGCGGCCAGTGTCCGTACTCGCCCAGCAGGCGGATGCTCCGCGGATGGTCGACGGCTCCGTGGGGCTGTGAGCGCCAGTGGAAGCCGCCGCAATGCCAGCAGACGAGGGTCGAGGTGCCGTGTACGGCGTCGTAGTAGTTCAGCGCCCACTGCCGTCCCAGCTCGGCGGCCAGCTTGGTGGCGAGCGCCAGGCCTTCCCGGTGGTGTGTCCGGTCAGGCCCAGCCATCCCTTCGCCCTGGGCGGGCGTGCGACGCGACCAGTCCCACAGGTCGACTGTCAGGTCGTGGGAGAGTGCGAGCTCGGGGGTGTCGAGCAGAATCTCGACACGCTGGTCCGTCGCCTTTCGCAACGGCGAACTGTCGCCGGCCTTCAGCAGAATTCTCCGCGCTGTCATCGTGTTCTCCACGCTCATGCGAGGTTTGCCCCCACCACGAAGCCATTGTCCCCGACCGTGATCGCCACATGGCGCTCCACGCCCTTGTACAAGATCTCGTAGATGGGGCGTCCCATGTCGTTGCCCTGGTAGCCGATGACCTTCCCGTCCGTGAGTGCCTGCCGGATCAGGTCCGGGACTTCCCGCAACGTGATGCCGTTATCAGCGAACTCCACGCCGTGTCGCGCGACGACGTGGATGAGGCCGGCGTTGATGTTGCCGGTCTCCAGGAACGCGAGCTGCCCTCCTGGCATCGAGGTGACCCACAGCAGGTCCTTCCGGCTGAAGGTGATCCCCAGCTTCTGCAGCTTGTCCACCAGCTTGGGGTCGACCGAGCGATCGAAGCGGGCCAGTTCGGCGGCCCGCTGGGCGATGTCGGCGTTGAGCCCTGCGGCGACGGCGCCGTTGATGTTTTTCGCGGCGAGGGCCTCCCGGACCGCGGCGAGGGCGTCTTCGAGGCCTGCGCTGGCCTGGATGGCGTCCCGAACCGCGGCCGCGACCCGGACGGACTCAAGGATCTTGTTCGCCGGTACGAAGGCGGAAGCGGCCAGCACGCAGTGGAGGCCGTTGCCGGCGAGGCACTTGGTGACGTCGCCCTTGAAGTCGTCCCACATGGCCTGCAGGATCAGGTTTTCGGCGTCGCCGAACTGGTCCTGGATGTGGTCGAAGCTGGTGGTCTGCGTGCTGGGAGGTGCCGTGTCGAGGAGGAAGGTGTCCGAGGCGGGGCAGCCGCTCGCGGTGGCCGGGGCGTTCAGGTCGGCGCAGTAGAAGAAGTCGACGGTGACCTGGTAGGTGATCGTGTAGGTCTGGGTGCACAGGCCGTTGCTGAGCCAGATGGGCTTGCAATCGCCGGTCGCTGTGGCGGTGCCCGGGGTGATCCGGGCCATGGCGAAGACGTGCGGGATGCCGGTGGCGCCGCCGTCGTCGATCGCGGTGGTGTCCTGTTGTTCTTCGGCGGTGGTGGCGGCGGCCTGGGCCTGGGCGGCCTGGTTCTCGGCGTCCTTGGCTGCTGCGGCGGCGGCTGCGGCGTCCTGGTCGGCCTGGGCGGCGTCCTGCCGTGCGGCCGTCGCTGCTGCGGCGGCGGCGGTGGCGGCTTGCTGGGCGGCGGCGGCGTCGGAGTCGGCGGCGGTTGCTGCGGCCTTCGCGGCGGTGGCGTCGCCCTGGGCTTGGTCGGCGTCGGCTTGGGCGGTGGCCTGGGCGGCGGCGGCCTGGTCGTCGTACTGCTGCGCCGCCGCGTCGGCGGCCTGGGTCTGGTCGGCGTACTGGCGGGCGCGGTCGGCGCTGGCGACGGCCTGCGCCGCCGACACGGTCGCTGCTGCTGCCTGGGTGGTGGCGTCGGCGGCCGAGGTGGCCGCGGCTTTGGCGTCCGCGCTCGCGGTGGCGGCGGAGGCCTGGGCCTGCTGCGCGGCCTGCTGGGCGGCGTTCGCGCGGGCGGCAGCGGTGGCGGCCTGCTGCTCGGCGACCGTCTTGGATGCCTGCGCGGTCAGCACCGCGAGTCCGGCCGCGCTGTCGGTGTCCTGGTAGGGGGCGCCGAGCTGGACCGCGTCATTCGCCGGTGCGGCGACCTGCAGCGCGGCATCGGAGGCGGCGGTGGCCGCCTGGGCGGTCGCGTACGCATACCCGGCCGCCGTGCTGGCTGTGGTCTGCGCCTGTGCGGCCTGGGTCCTGGAGGCGGTCGCGTCCGCATGTGCTTTCGCGGCCTGCGTTTTGGCGGTCGCGGCGTCTTGCTGTGCCGTGGCGGCCGCCGCGGCGGCGTTCTGGGAGTCGCTGATGGCCTTCGCTGCGGCCTGGTTGTCCATCGCGACGGCCTGGTCAGCGGCCGCCTTCTGCGCGGCGGCGTCCTTCGCCGCTGCACCGGCGGCATCGGCTGCCGCCTGCGCCCGCGTGGCGGCGGCGTCCGCAGCGGCAGCCTTCGACGTGGCGTCGTTCGCCGCGGTCTGCGCGCTGGTGGCTGCGGTGGTCGCGTCCGCTGCGTCCTGGTCGGCCTGGTTCGCCGCATTGCGCGCGTCGGCGGCATCCGAGTTCGACGACTCCGCGTCCGCGTAGGCATCGGCCGCCTGTGCCTTCGCCTGAAGCGCGTTCTGCTGCTGCTCGGCAGCCCACGCCTGCTGCCGGGCCGCACGGGCCGCACTGTCCTGGGCCTGGGCGGCCTGCTTGGCCGTGTTCGCGGCGGTCTCGGCCTGCTGGGCGTCCTGCTGCTTCGCGGTCGCCGTCGCGGCATCGGCCTGAGCCGTCGACGCGTCGGTGGCGGCCTGGGCCTGGTCGGTCTGGGCCTGCTGCATGTCAGAGGCCGCGTTGGCGAGCTGGGTGGCGGCGGTCTGCTGGTCGGCCTGGGCCCGTTGCGCGGCTTGCTGGGCGGTGGCTTCGCCGGCCTGCGCGGTGGCGAGCTGCGTCTTGGCGTCCGCCTCCGCCGCCGCTGCGGCCTTTGCCTGTCCGGCGGCGCCGGCTGCGGCGTCCTTGGCCTGCTGATCCGCTGCGGCTGCGGCGGCGGCGTCGAACGCGGCCTTGCTCTCGTGCGCCTGCGTGAGGGCGAGCGCCTGAAGGGTCTGTCCCTGGTCGGCGGCGGCAACGGTGGCCTGGTAGGCGGTCGTGCCGGCCTTGTGCACCGCGTCGAGCGCCGCAGCGCTCGCGGCGGTGACCTGCGCCTCCTGCAGGGCGGCGAGCAGGCCGCGCCCGCGCGGGGCGCCCTGCTGGTCGGCGATCACGTAGGCCTGCTGCTGTGCCGACTGCACCTGGGCGGCATCGGTCTGGGCGGTAGTCAGTTGCTGGGCGAGGTCCGCCAGCCGCGCCTTCGCCTCCGCTTGGGCGCCGCTCAGGCCTGCGGCGACGCTGGTGAAGGTCGCCTTGGAGGGGTAGCTGGGCGAATTGACGCCCGTGGCCCCGGTGCCGGAGTCGTCCTGGACGGCGGTGAAACGCTGGCTGGCACCGGCGTTGCAGGCCGCGACCTGGGCGTACTGCTTCACATCGGGGGTGGGCAGGTCCAGGCACAGACCGGTGCCGAGGTTCTTGACTTCGGTGCCGCCGACGGTGAGGTCCCACCTTTGGGAGGCGCTCTTGTTGCAGTTCCCGAGCTGGACAGCGGTGCCGGGTTTAGGGGTGCCGTGGGTGCCGTCCATGTCCATGCACAGGTGGGCGGCCTGGTCGGTCAGCGCCTGCGTGGTCTGGTCGTAGGTCCAGCTCTGGCCCGCCGTGCTGTTGCACGTCCACAGCCACAGCCGGGTCCCCGGAGTGTGGCTGGCGGCCGGGTCGTCCAG
This genomic interval from Streptacidiphilus rugosus AM-16 contains the following:
- a CDS encoding SpoIIE family protein phosphatase, whose product is MHLGGPERLHRSAGKDKDVPGAERSCDDLQADAVERAITGSGAYGALVYLRSRDRRSLMLSTIAGLPLAVLGPFRRLSVLGVLPAPVAYRSGRTVHLSGAEDTMRRFPQLLVGLPYAFASAYVPVSGREETYGVLCALWPATPDGVPAAALRHLRRTARRFGAELDLLAAEGGQVEGRRTVAELPWPPDPGIRLGLFDLDLETRVLTVDDEVRAILGLAPDAGTGNGTGAGTGTGAGTGPGTGPDSGPGSGPGTRPGTGAETAGGGAADAFGVDALTLAVAAAIEPGDLSRLRTALRRAARTGRFRPLRLQVTGETQRSRPVQVWGQVREGGDGRSGRHLAGAVLDIGTVPAAAQAVERMRRGVFSLDPEGRVDYANLGSELLLGIRREELIGRRLWEAFPWLADPSYEDRHRAAVISRQPTAFLARRPPDRWLAFRLYPDAHGMTGTVVAGDHPERKGPKEGPRDGEPGRDATDAHDGQDGGATETVAPGPGAGVIYHLLQLASTLAEAVSVREVCGVVAEQILPAFGGQEVAIYLAEDHRLRLILQVGYPEGFLDAFEGTPVRARVPGAEALATRAPIFFASVDELSSAYPDIALDQMCAWAFLPLIASGRPVGSCILGFDEPHRFSPDERAVLTALGGLIAQALERARLYDAEFALARGLQQALLPHALPRLEGVGVTARYLPGTLGMEIGGDWYDVIVTTRGLCLVVGDVEGHSVAAAGLMGQLRSAVRAFVASGFPPGEVLEHLNRLLPDLDSRLLASCCLVELDPASGRARGVRAGHLPPVLRHPDGRTEVLDLGGGVLLGVDPSFRYPVQELSLAPGSVLALYTDGLVERPGIAIDEGIDRLQAVLRQVGPRSPESLESLADRLLADTLPPANRTDDVALLLARLDG
- a CDS encoding potassium transporter Kup; the encoded protein is MTDSRRGTAGLALMIGALGVVFGDIGTSPIYTLQTVFNPDDPHPVPVSDANVYGVVSLVFWSVVVIVLVTYVLLAMRADNDGEGGIMALITLLRRSTSARGRKTAAVLAALGIFGAALFLGDSMITPAISVLSAMEGLKVVEPSLDSAVVPGTAAIIVVLFLVQRRGSGTVGSLFGPVMIAWFVVIGACGVTGIVDHPRILRALSPSYALSFLFGHFGTAFFALAAVVLAVTGAEALYADMGHFGRPAITRAWLFLVFPACVLSYLGQGALILADHTNISSPFFLLAPGWGRLPLVILATAATVIASQAVITGAYSVAAQAAQLGYLPRLRIAHTSESERGQIYVPWINWLLLVSVLTLVFAFRSSAALAFAFGMAVTGTITITTLLFFYIARSRWNTPLWLVVTGATVLLTVDLLFVAANVTKLVHGAWLPLLIGFTAFTVMTTWQRGRQLVTAERERQEGPLRGFVDRLHFREVPAARVPGTAVFLNRGNTTTPLAMRANVEHNHVRHEQVVILSLETDTVPRVPAEERITVDNLGYSQDGIIHVSARFGYMETPDVPAALALLDPAATEGPLDLENASYFLSTIELRRGQAPTMAAWRKRLFIATSHITADAAEYFGLPRDRTVIMGSHIEV
- a CDS encoding TetR/AcrR family transcriptional regulator, which translates into the protein MAVLVKAWRSGNDGEERTGMAGDTRERMIDATVEALQRRGVAGMSFTEVLRDSGAARGAIYHHFPGGKGQLVAEAAARNGCDVRDRFAALPADDPTTLVEAFLALVRPVVEASAAGAGCAVAALTVASGESAENVVLREVAATAFGSWTEALADRLHTAGLATPAATDLATTLLALLEGAHVLCRAAGSIAPFDQAARTATALTRSGYPG
- a CDS encoding tautomerase family protein, which codes for MPITVTAPRGVLTPEGERTVLPRLTTALTEASGLAGNPAFLAVVGGTVHVLPPESVYAGGANRPVVMVELKLPDVGLPTLESRAAFIKAATGIVAELTTPGHRPEDTWVNILNAPDGAWGIGGEALTGERLVALLTASGS
- a CDS encoding nuclear transport factor 2 family protein — translated: MTDSADPQDPHDLRAFADRLRQAMESADLGLFGAMLHPDVRWGGEQETPETCHSRSDVLAWHGRLHAAGVRAHVHEVILRPHAVVLELALTGPSAGPRGPRPDRVFQVFRLTDDRIADIRGFPTRDEALSLADRPWQPAQHR